One Deinococcus seoulensis DNA window includes the following coding sequences:
- a CDS encoding DNA-3-methyladenine glycosylase — protein sequence MTAPLPPAHFDGNPVQIARNLLGGTLVRRLPDHESTVGISLMGTIVELEAYDCPRDPACTAGRFHAARSADMAIPPGTWLFWTAHGHPLLQVACREQGVAASVLIRAIEPLEGLGHMLTFRPVTRERDLTNGPAKLVYALGLDPARISGRPVNAPELHLLPPPAPLPDEMVQVTARIGIREGRNLPWRFTIRGNPWVSPATPSMDLSVSSGE from the coding sequence ATGACCGCACCCCTGCCGCCCGCCCACTTCGACGGGAATCCCGTGCAGATCGCCCGGAACCTGCTGGGCGGCACCCTGGTCCGCCGCCTGCCCGACCATGAGAGCACCGTGGGAATCAGCCTCATGGGAACCATCGTGGAACTCGAAGCCTACGACTGCCCCCGCGATCCCGCCTGCACCGCCGGACGCTTCCACGCCGCCCGCAGTGCCGACATGGCCATCCCGCCCGGCACGTGGCTGTTCTGGACAGCGCACGGCCACCCGCTGCTGCAGGTCGCCTGCCGCGAACAGGGCGTGGCCGCCAGCGTCCTGATCCGCGCCATCGAACCCCTGGAGGGACTGGGGCACATGCTGACCTTCCGGCCCGTCACCCGCGAACGCGACCTGACGAACGGCCCCGCCAAACTCGTGTACGCCCTGGGCCTGGACCCCGCCCGGATCAGCGGGCGGCCCGTGAACGCCCCGGAGCTCCACCTCCTGCCGCCCCCCGCACCCCTCCCCGACGAGATGGTGCAGGTCACCGCCCGCATCGGCATCCGCGAGGGGCGCAACCTCCCGTGGCGTTTCACGATCCGCGGGAACCCCTGGGTGTCGCCCGCCACGCCCAGCATGGACCTGAGCGTCAGCTCCGGGGAGTAG
- the meaB gene encoding methylmalonyl Co-A mutase-associated GTPase MeaB — translation MPAAAHPLTLPLLAGARRALAKAITLVESTRPEHEAQAQALLSEVLPRAGRSVRIGLTGVPGVGKSTFIEALGVRLADAGHRVAVLAVDPSSARTGGSIMGDKTRMPRLTVHPNAFIRPSPSGGTLGGVARRTRESITLCEAAGFDVILVETVGVGQSETQVAAMTDLFLLLTLPNAGDELQGIKRGIMELADVCVVNKADVSPQAAVRAQTELRTALTLLTPHDAPWRPVALRASALTGEGLDAVWATVEAYRAAVNLLEKRQRQAAQWFDELLREAAWRAFQAGLDGAQLQALRADVAAGRLTAVQGVAALLGGPAPTPRS, via the coding sequence TTGCCCGCCGCTGCCCATCCCCTGACGCTGCCGCTGCTGGCGGGCGCGCGGCGGGCGCTGGCGAAGGCGATCACGCTGGTCGAGTCCACGCGGCCCGAGCATGAGGCGCAGGCGCAGGCCCTCCTGTCGGAGGTGCTGCCGCGTGCGGGGCGGTCGGTGCGGATCGGCCTGACGGGCGTGCCGGGCGTGGGCAAGAGCACGTTCATCGAGGCGCTGGGGGTGCGGCTGGCCGACGCGGGGCACCGGGTGGCGGTGCTGGCCGTGGACCCCAGTTCGGCCCGGACGGGCGGCAGCATCATGGGTGACAAGACGCGCATGCCGCGCCTGACGGTGCATCCGAATGCGTTCATCCGCCCCAGCCCCAGCGGGGGCACGCTGGGCGGCGTGGCGCGGCGCACGCGCGAGTCGATCACGCTGTGCGAGGCGGCGGGTTTCGACGTGATTCTCGTGGAGACGGTGGGTGTGGGGCAGAGCGAGACGCAGGTGGCAGCCATGACGGACCTCTTTCTCCTGCTGACCCTCCCGAACGCGGGGGACGAGTTGCAGGGCATCAAGCGGGGGATCATGGAACTCGCGGACGTGTGCGTGGTGAACAAGGCCGACGTCAGCCCGCAGGCGGCGGTGCGCGCCCAGACGGAGTTGCGCACCGCGCTGACGCTGCTCACCCCGCATGACGCGCCGTGGCGACCCGTGGCACTGCGGGCCTCCGCGCTGACCGGTGAGGGGCTGGACGCGGTGTGGGCGACCGTCGAGGCGTACCGCGCCGCCGTGAACCTGCTCGAGAAACGGCAGCGGCAGGCGGCGCAGTGGTTCGACGAACTGCTGCGCGAGGCGGCGTGGCGGGCGTTCCAGGCGGGCCTGGACGGCGCGCAGTTGCAGGCACTGCGGGCGGACGTGGCAGCGGGGCGGTTGACGGCGGTGCAGGGCGTCGCGGCGCTGCTGGGTGGTCCCGCCCCTACTCCCCGGAGCTGA
- the scpA gene encoding methylmalonyl-CoA mutase: protein MTQPTTPQAADLNAWKTLARKDLRGAEPGTLNRVTPEGLTLKALYTREDTEGLDADTLPGLPPFTRGPRATMYAARPWTIRQYAGFSTAEASNAFYRRNLAAGQKGLSVAFDLATHRGYDSDHPRVVGDVGKAGVAIDSVEDMKVLFDGIPLSEMSVSMTMNGAVLPILAGYIVAGLEQGATLDQLSGTIQNDILKEFMVRNTYIYPPAPSMRIIADIIEFTAQQMPRFNSISISGYHIQEAGANAALELAYTLADGLEYVKAALGKGLHIDEFAPRLSFFFGIGMNFYTEVAKLRAARLLWSELMAPFEPRNPMSRALRTHCQTSGWSLTEQDPYNNVIRTTVEAMAAVFGGTQSLHTNSFDEAIGLPTDFSARIARNTQLVIQEETGIPHVVDPWGGSYLMERLTHDLAEKARELMREVEELGGMAKAIESGVPKLRIEESAARKQARIDRGEDVIVGVNKYRPAEATSVDVLDIDNAAVRDSQIARLNHVKASRDNAAVQAALDALEHAARSGSGNLLALSVTAMQARCTVGEVSDALERAWGRHAAEIRTLSGVYAAGYDGDEGFAALQGEIEAFAEAEGRRPRILVVKMGQDGHDRGAKVIATGFADLGFDVDVGPLFQTPDEAARQAIENDVHVVGVSSQAAGHKTLVPQLIAALREQGAGDILVVVGGVIPQQDYPALREAGAAGIFGPGTPILSSAREVLNLLRAREQA from the coding sequence ATGACCCAACCCACGACCCCCCAGGCCGCCGACCTGAACGCCTGGAAAACCCTGGCCCGCAAGGACCTGCGCGGCGCGGAGCCCGGCACGCTGAACCGCGTGACGCCCGAGGGCCTGACCCTGAAAGCCCTGTACACCCGCGAGGACACCGAGGGCCTGGACGCCGACACCCTGCCGGGCCTGCCGCCCTTCACGCGCGGCCCGAGGGCCACCATGTACGCCGCGCGTCCCTGGACGATCCGGCAGTACGCGGGCTTCAGTACCGCCGAGGCCAGCAACGCCTTCTACCGCCGCAACCTCGCCGCCGGGCAGAAGGGCCTGTCGGTGGCCTTCGACCTCGCCACGCACCGCGGGTACGACAGCGACCACCCGCGCGTGGTGGGCGACGTGGGCAAGGCCGGGGTCGCCATCGACAGCGTCGAGGACATGAAGGTGCTGTTCGACGGCATCCCGCTGAGCGAGATGTCGGTGTCCATGACCATGAACGGCGCGGTCCTGCCGATCCTGGCGGGGTACATCGTGGCGGGGCTGGAGCAGGGCGCGACCCTCGATCAGCTGTCCGGGACCATCCAGAACGACATTCTGAAAGAGTTCATGGTCCGCAACACGTACATCTACCCTCCGGCGCCCAGCATGCGGATCATCGCGGACATCATCGAGTTCACGGCGCAGCAGATGCCGCGCTTCAACTCGATCAGTATTTCCGGGTACCACATTCAGGAGGCCGGGGCGAACGCCGCGCTGGAACTCGCGTACACCCTCGCGGACGGGCTGGAGTACGTGAAGGCCGCGCTCGGGAAGGGCCTGCACATCGACGAGTTCGCGCCGCGCCTGAGTTTCTTCTTCGGGATCGGCATGAACTTCTACACCGAGGTCGCCAAGCTCCGCGCCGCCCGCCTGCTCTGGAGCGAACTCATGGCGCCCTTCGAACCGAGGAATCCCATGAGCCGCGCGCTGCGCACCCACTGCCAGACGAGCGGCTGGAGCCTGACCGAGCAGGACCCGTACAACAACGTCATCCGCACGACCGTCGAGGCGATGGCGGCCGTGTTCGGCGGGACGCAGAGCCTCCACACGAACTCCTTCGACGAGGCCATCGGCCTCCCCACCGACTTCAGCGCCCGCATCGCACGGAACACCCAGCTGGTGATTCAGGAGGAGACGGGCATCCCGCACGTCGTGGACCCGTGGGGCGGCAGTTACCTGATGGAACGCCTCACGCACGACCTCGCGGAGAAGGCGCGGGAACTGATGCGCGAGGTCGAGGAACTGGGCGGCATGGCGAAAGCCATCGAGAGCGGCGTGCCGAAACTGCGCATCGAGGAATCCGCGGCGCGCAAACAGGCCCGCATCGACCGGGGCGAGGACGTGATCGTCGGCGTGAACAAGTACCGCCCGGCCGAGGCGACCAGCGTGGACGTGCTGGACATCGACAACGCCGCCGTGCGCGACTCGCAGATCGCCCGCCTGAACCACGTGAAGGCCAGCCGCGACAATGCCGCCGTCCAGGCCGCGCTGGACGCCCTGGAACACGCCGCCCGCAGCGGGTCAGGCAATCTGCTGGCCCTGAGTGTGACCGCGATGCAGGCCCGCTGCACCGTCGGCGAGGTCAGCGACGCCCTGGAACGCGCCTGGGGCCGCCACGCCGCCGAGATCCGCACCCTGAGTGGCGTGTACGCCGCCGGGTACGACGGTGACGAGGGCTTCGCCGCCCTGCAGGGCGAGATCGAGGCCTTTGCCGAGGCCGAGGGCCGCCGCCCCCGCATCCTCGTCGTGAAGATGGGACAGGACGGCCACGACCGCGGCGCGAAGGTCATCGCCACCGGCTTCGCCGACCTGGGCTTCGACGTGGACGTCGGCCCCCTCTTCCAGACGCCCGACGAGGCCGCGCGGCAGGCCATCGAGAACGACGTGCACGTCGTCGGCGTGAGCAGTCAGGCCGCCGGGCACAAGACCCTCGTCCCGCAGCTGATCGCCGCGCTGCGCGAACAGGGCGCCGGGGACATCCTCGTCGTCGTGGGCGGCGTCATCCCACAACAGGACTACCCCGCCCTGCGCGAGGCGGGCGCGGCGGGCATCTTCGGCCCCGGCACGCCCATCCTCAGCAGCGCCCGCGAAGTACTGAACCTCCTGCGGGCGCGCGAGCAGGCGTGA
- the rpe gene encoding ribulose-phosphate 3-epimerase gives MTAEPDSSRRVKLAPSILASDFSRLGEELNAIAGADWAHVDVMDGQFVPNISFGLPILAAARAASPLFMDVHLMIDRPERYLKDFADAGADGLTVHVESTPHIHRAVQQIRELGKKAGVTLNPGTPLETLQPLLHDVDLILIMSVNPGFGGQKFIPHSLERIRTVRRWLDETGSAAELQVDGGVGPTNARAVVNAGASNLVAGSAVFGRDGAQAGLERLREALK, from the coding sequence GTGACTGCCGAACCCGATTCCTCCAGACGCGTGAAACTCGCGCCGAGCATCCTCGCCAGCGACTTCAGCCGCCTCGGCGAGGAACTGAACGCCATCGCCGGAGCCGACTGGGCACACGTGGACGTCATGGACGGCCAGTTCGTCCCGAACATCTCCTTCGGCCTGCCCATCCTCGCCGCCGCCCGCGCCGCCAGCCCCCTGTTCATGGACGTTCACCTGATGATCGACCGCCCCGAACGCTATCTGAAAGACTTCGCGGACGCCGGAGCCGACGGCCTGACCGTCCATGTCGAAAGTACCCCTCACATCCACCGGGCCGTGCAGCAGATCCGCGAACTCGGCAAGAAAGCCGGCGTGACCCTCAACCCCGGCACGCCCCTCGAAACCCTGCAACCCCTGCTGCACGACGTGGACCTGATCCTGATCATGAGCGTCAACCCCGGCTTCGGCGGCCAGAAATTCATCCCGCACAGCCTCGAGCGCATCCGCACCGTCCGCCGCTGGCTCGACGAGACCGGCAGCGCCGCCGAGTTACAGGTCGACGGCGGCGTTGGCCCCACCAACGCCCGCGCCGTCGTGAACGCCGGGGCCAGCAACCTCGTCGCCGGAAGCGCCGTGTTCGGCAGGGACGGCGCCCAGGCCGGACTGGAACGCCTGCGCGAGGCCCTGAAATAA
- a CDS encoding 2-phosphosulfolactate phosphatase: MRLRVDLLPHGNYPDVVIIIDVLRATTTAVAYLERGAQALLLTSTPDVALALRPEGESTPYLLGGERGGLPIPGFDFGNSPAEAAGQNFTGKTVVMNTTNGTGAAHTAAQSGKHVFLASLTNAHAAARRARAAATEEIAIVCAGTDNHVGLEDVYAAGVLAEYLLAMGEFSIDDGARIALTVRRNGGNPLEALGSSGHGQHLSRLGLGEDVRYAAGLSTSTIVPTLTRDDSTPEQTLKFIAG, encoded by the coding sequence ATGCGGCTCCGCGTCGACCTTCTCCCACACGGCAACTACCCGGATGTCGTCATCATCATCGACGTGCTGCGCGCCACCACCACCGCCGTCGCGTACCTCGAACGCGGCGCGCAGGCCCTGCTGCTGACCTCCACCCCCGACGTCGCCCTCGCCCTGCGTCCCGAAGGAGAAAGCACCCCCTACCTGCTCGGCGGGGAACGCGGCGGCCTGCCCATCCCCGGCTTCGACTTCGGCAACAGCCCCGCCGAGGCCGCCGGGCAGAACTTCACCGGCAAGACGGTCGTCATGAACACCACCAACGGCACCGGCGCCGCCCACACCGCCGCGCAGAGCGGCAAGCACGTGTTCCTGGCATCCCTGACGAACGCGCACGCCGCCGCCCGCCGCGCCCGCGCCGCCGCCACCGAGGAGATCGCCATCGTCTGCGCCGGAACCGACAACCACGTCGGCCTGGAAGACGTGTACGCCGCCGGCGTGCTCGCCGAGTACCTGCTCGCCATGGGTGAATTCAGCATCGACGACGGCGCCCGCATCGCCCTGACCGTGCGCCGCAACGGCGGCAATCCCCTGGAAGCGCTGGGCAGCAGCGGTCACGGCCAGCACCTCAGCCGCCTGGGCCTGGGCGAGGACGTGCGCTACGCCGCCGGCCTGAGCACCAGCACCATCGTCCCCACCCTGACCCGCGACGACAGCACGCCCGAGCAGACCCTGAAATTCATCGCCGGGTAA
- the nspC gene encoding carboxynorspermidine decarboxylase yields the protein MTVLDFALPAVTPVDSVDWSAIPSPAFVLDESRLRRNLALISHVQRESGAQIIVAFKGFSMWSAFPVLREYGITGATASSLNEARLAREEMQGEVHVYAPAYSDSEFPAILALADHLVFNSFSQWERFKPQVVAAREAGRTVHVGIRVNPEYAEVETDLYNPAGPFSRLGVTRREFRMDLMDGVDGLHFHTLCEKDSDTLERTLEVLERNFGDVLSQVKWVNFGGGHLMTREGYDIPRLIRVVRAFRERWGVHVILEPGSAFGWQTGWLVSSVLDVVHNVKDALLLDISVSAHMPDVLEMPYRPRILGAGDPPELDHHRETSEGAGGHPYLIGGTTCLAGDVVGEYVFDRPLSVGDRVVFDDMIHYTMVKTTFFNGVKHPDIGILHLDGSYECVKSFGYEEFKAKLS from the coding sequence GTGACTGTACTTGATTTTGCCCTGCCTGCCGTGACGCCCGTGGATTCCGTGGACTGGTCGGCGATTCCCAGTCCGGCGTTCGTGCTGGACGAGTCCCGCCTGCGCCGGAATCTGGCCCTGATCTCGCATGTGCAGCGGGAGAGTGGCGCGCAGATTATCGTGGCATTCAAGGGTTTCTCGATGTGGTCGGCGTTCCCGGTGTTGCGTGAGTACGGGATCACGGGCGCGACGGCCAGCAGTCTGAACGAGGCGCGTCTGGCCCGCGAGGAGATGCAGGGCGAGGTGCACGTGTACGCCCCGGCGTACAGCGACTCGGAGTTCCCGGCGATCCTGGCGCTGGCGGATCATCTGGTGTTCAACTCGTTCAGTCAGTGGGAGCGCTTTAAACCGCAGGTGGTGGCGGCGCGCGAGGCGGGCCGGACGGTGCACGTGGGCATCCGCGTGAACCCGGAGTACGCCGAGGTCGAAACCGACCTGTACAACCCGGCCGGGCCGTTTTCCCGTCTGGGCGTCACGCGCCGGGAGTTCCGCATGGACCTGATGGACGGCGTGGACGGTCTGCACTTCCACACGCTGTGCGAGAAGGACAGCGACACGCTGGAGCGCACGCTGGAAGTGCTGGAACGCAACTTCGGGGACGTGCTGTCGCAGGTGAAGTGGGTGAACTTCGGCGGTGGGCACCTGATGACCCGCGAGGGGTACGACATCCCGCGCCTGATCCGCGTGGTCCGCGCGTTCCGCGAGCGGTGGGGCGTGCACGTGATTCTGGAGCCCGGCAGTGCGTTCGGCTGGCAGACCGGGTGGCTGGTGAGCAGCGTGCTGGACGTGGTGCATAACGTGAAAGACGCCCTGCTGCTGGACATCAGCGTGTCGGCGCACATGCCGGACGTGCTGGAAATGCCGTACCGGCCGCGCATTCTGGGCGCGGGCGACCCGCCGGAACTCGATCATCACCGCGAGACGAGTGAGGGCGCGGGCGGCCACCCGTACCTGATCGGCGGGACGACCTGCCTGGCGGGCGACGTGGTCGGCGAGTACGTGTTCGACCGGCCCCTGTCGGTGGGGGACCGCGTGGTGTTCGACGACATGATTCACTACACGATGGTCAAAACGACCTTCTTCAACGGCGTGAAGCACCCGGATATCGGGATTCTGCACCTGGACGGGTCGTACGAGTGCGTGAAGTCCTTCGGGTACGAGGAGTTCAAGGCGAAACTCAGCTGA
- a CDS encoding DUF4384 domain-containing protein → MRTDRNSTALNESLNESTADTRRFPSAALRATLIVSALLGAGSVASASPAKISAQSIIVNPVETDLDVQVWVNRDANGQGNPVYRKGEQLSVGLKTNRDAFVYLFNVNANGQIDLFFPNTYEESNFVQAGVTRVFPSQGAKYTFTVGGPNGQDRLLALASTKELDLNDIARFAENQGFAQVKVEGQENLARALSIVVNPLPADGWTTDVVTFRVGNPPAQGQQPTPRPPQQPTTPPAQSAQISAGERQDGSRDQAMVDAYARLKGSETLGEATSYVSTWSNGAWQKFSGVGSYGDAVLLHANGSSRSYAVHGMLLERYLSLANAESNGARPPSRLGWAAGDEKVIPRNTYGTSGLYGFFQNGALYGTEKYGTFWLTGAVLKSYQGLGGSGSFLGFPTRDQYQISGAWAADFEGGTIRTVNGKIKIYRK, encoded by the coding sequence ATGCGCACCGACCGCAACAGCACCGCCCTGAACGAATCCCTGAACGAATCCACCGCCGACACCCGCCGTTTCCCGTCCGCCGCACTGCGCGCCACGCTGATCGTCTCGGCGCTGCTGGGCGCAGGCAGCGTCGCCTCGGCCAGCCCCGCCAAAATCAGCGCGCAGAGCATCATCGTGAACCCGGTCGAGACGGACCTGGACGTGCAGGTGTGGGTGAACCGCGACGCGAACGGCCAGGGCAACCCGGTGTACCGCAAGGGCGAGCAGCTCAGCGTGGGCCTGAAAACCAACCGGGACGCCTTCGTGTACCTGTTCAACGTGAACGCCAACGGTCAGATCGACCTGTTCTTCCCGAACACCTACGAGGAAAGCAACTTCGTGCAGGCCGGCGTGACCCGCGTGTTCCCGTCGCAGGGCGCGAAGTACACCTTCACGGTCGGCGGCCCGAACGGTCAGGACCGCCTGCTGGCCCTGGCGAGCACCAAGGAACTCGACCTGAACGACATTGCCCGGTTTGCGGAGAACCAGGGTTTCGCGCAGGTGAAGGTCGAGGGGCAGGAGAACCTGGCCCGCGCCCTGAGCATCGTCGTGAACCCCCTGCCCGCCGACGGCTGGACGACGGACGTCGTGACCTTCCGCGTGGGCAACCCGCCCGCGCAGGGTCAGCAGCCCACCCCGCGCCCGCCCCAGCAGCCCACCACGCCGCCCGCCCAGTCGGCTCAGATCAGCGCGGGCGAACGGCAGGACGGCAGCCGCGATCAGGCCATGGTCGACGCGTACGCCCGCCTGAAAGGCAGCGAGACGCTGGGCGAGGCGACCAGTTACGTCAGCACCTGGAGTAACGGCGCGTGGCAGAAGTTCAGCGGGGTCGGCTCGTACGGCGACGCGGTCCTGCTGCACGCCAACGGTAGCAGCCGATCGTACGCCGTGCACGGCATGCTGCTCGAACGCTACCTGAGTCTCGCCAACGCCGAGAGTAACGGCGCGCGTCCCCCCAGCCGACTGGGCTGGGCCGCCGGTGACGAGAAGGTCATTCCGCGCAACACCTACGGCACCAGCGGCCTGTACGGGTTCTTCCAGAACGGCGCGCTGTACGGCACCGAGAAGTACGGCACGTTCTGGCTGACGGGCGCCGTCCTGAAAAGCTACCAGGGGCTGGGCGGCAGCGGGTCGTTCCTGGGCTTCCCCACCCGCGACCAGTACCAGATCAGCGGCGCCTGGGCAGCGGACTTCGAGGGCGGCACCATCCGCACCGTGAACGGCAAGATCAAGATCTACCGCAAGTAA
- a CDS encoding DUF554 domain-containing protein, translated as MSLLSQLSGTFVNVGAVLLGTLLGLTIGARLPERTQRTLLQTLSLVTLFIALDMAGSLNSVMGGRIPGVILALISLAAGAVIGEALGIEEALGRLGDRLKRQFRGGGRFTEGFVAASLLFCIGPMTVIGGLQNGLTGDSSTYVLKSTLDGIAALALAGAYGIGVGFSAVTVLLIQGGLSLAAGSFAAGLLGGADPAILKTNPYVLLITGAGGLTIIGISWNLMLAGLGMEDRRVRVGSLLPALLLAPLALWAATRLTG; from the coding sequence ATGAGTCTCCTGTCGCAACTGTCTGGCACGTTCGTGAACGTCGGCGCGGTCCTGCTGGGCACCCTGCTGGGCCTGACCATCGGCGCGCGCCTGCCCGAACGCACGCAGCGCACGCTGCTGCAGACGCTCAGTCTGGTCACGCTGTTCATCGCGCTGGACATGGCAGGCAGCCTGAACAGCGTGATGGGCGGCCGCATTCCGGGCGTGATCCTGGCGCTGATCAGCCTCGCGGCGGGCGCCGTGATCGGCGAGGCGCTGGGCATCGAGGAGGCGCTGGGCCGCCTGGGCGACCGTCTGAAACGTCAGTTCCGGGGCGGTGGGCGCTTCACGGAAGGGTTCGTGGCGGCCAGCCTGCTGTTCTGCATCGGCCCGATGACCGTCATCGGCGGCCTTCAGAACGGCCTGACCGGCGACAGCAGCACCTACGTGCTGAAAAGCACCCTGGACGGCATCGCGGCCCTGGCGCTGGCCGGTGCGTACGGGATCGGGGTGGGGTTCAGTGCCGTGACGGTCCTGCTGATTCAGGGTGGCCTGAGCCTCGCGGCCGGGAGTTTCGCGGCGGGCCTGCTGGGCGGCGCGGACCCCGCCATCCTGAAAACCAACCCGTACGTGCTGCTGATCACGGGCGCCGGGGGCCTGACCATCATCGGCATCAGCTGGAACCTGATGCTGGCCGGACTGGGCATGGAAGACCGCCGCGTGCGCGTGGGCAGCCTGCTCCCGGCGCTGCTGCTGGCCCCGCTGGCCCTGTGGGCCGCGACCCGCCTGACCGGCTGA
- a CDS encoding helix-turn-helix domain-containing protein, translated as MTLSDQYQNMPKFLKVSEVAEFTGTHERTVRRWIRDGRLGAVEHPSGLRVPRRLLWRFLGLDLALSA; from the coding sequence ATGACCTTATCCGACCAGTACCAGAACATGCCCAAGTTTCTCAAGGTCAGCGAGGTCGCTGAGTTCACAGGAACGCACGAACGCACGGTCCGCCGCTGGATCCGCGACGGCCGCCTGGGTGCCGTCGAGCATCCCAGCGGTCTGCGCGTGCCCCGGCGCCTGCTGTGGCGTTTCCTGGGTCTTGACCTTGCCCTGAGTGCCTGA